The window ACTGGGGCTGGCGGTTGCCGTTCCTGCTGACGCTGCCGATGGGGCTCGGGGCGCTGTGGCTGCGCCTGCGGCTCGACGAGACGCCGTCGTTCGAGTCGCTCCGGGAGGAGTCCCGGCCGGAGCGGCCGCCGGGGCGTGAGGTGGCGAAGGCGATCGCGCTGGGCGCGGGCCGCATCATGGGCTGGGCGGCGGCCGGCTACACCTTCCTCGTCGTGCTCCCCTCGTATCTGCAGAGTTCGCTGAACGCCACGTTCCAGCAGGCACTGGTCGCCACCGTCCTCGCCAACCTGGGCTTCGCGGTCACCATCATCCCGGCGGGCCTGCTCAGCGACCGGATCGGCCGACGGCCGGTGATGCTGACGGGCGCGCTGCTGGTCACCGTCCTCGCGGTCCCGCTGCTCAACCTCCTTCAGAACACGGGCACTTCGAACGCGGTGAAGGGCGGGGCCGTGTTCGTCGCGGGCGCCGTCGTGGGGCTGATGGCGGGACCGGGCCCCGCGATGCTCTCGGAGATGTTCCCGACGAGCGTCCGCTACACGGGCCTGGGACTCGCCTACGCCCTGTCCAATGCCGTGTTCTCGGGATGCGCTGGCCTCATCATCACGGAGACCATCAAGCGGACGGGGAGCGTGGACATTCCGGCGTACTACGCGGCCGTGACATGCGCGGTGAGCGTGTTCGCGCTTCTGACACTCCGTAAGGAGCCGGTACGGAAAGGGAGTTGAGCCGGTTGAGCAGGTGGAGGCCGAGCGGGTGTGACTGGATCCGGAGGGGGTCGGGCGGGTGCGGGTGATCGGCCTGATGTCCGGCACGTCGTACGACGCGATCGACGCGGCGGCGGCCGATCTGCGGCTCGACGGGGACAGTCTGGTGCTGCGGCCGCTCGGCATGGTCGGCGACGCGTACGGGGCCGAGGTGCGCGAGGCCCTCGCTGCGGCGCTGCCCCCGGCGGCCACGACCCTCGCCGAGGTGTGCCGCCTGGACACGCTCATCGGGCAGGCCTTCGCGGCGGCCGCCCTCCGCGCCGACCGTGAACTGTGCGACGGACAGGCAGAGTTGGTGGCCTCACATGGCCAGACCGTCTACCACTGGACCGACGGCGGGCGGGTGCGCGGCACGCTGCAGATCGGTCAGCCCGCCTGGATCGCGGAGGCCACCGGGCTGCCCGTGGTCGCCGACTTCCGGCCGCGTGACATCGCCGCCGGCGGCCAGGGGGCGCCCCTGGTGAGCCTCGTCGACCTGCTGTGGCTGCGCGGCAGGCCGGGCACCCCGGTCGCGCTGAACCTCGGCGGCATCGCCAACCTCACCGCGCCCGACGGAACCGCCTTCGACACGGGTCCCGCAGGTGCGCTCATCGACGCGGCCGTCCACCACTTCACCGGCCGCGCCTACGACACGGACGGCGCGCTGGCCGCCCGCGGCAGAGTCCACGAGCCGCTGCTGCGCCGGCTCCTCGACGAGCCGTACTACGCCCTGCCCGCACCGAAGACGACCGGCAAGGAGCTGTTCCACCGGGACTATCTGCTGGCGGCTCTGGCGGCTGTGGCGGATCCGGCCGCCCCGGCCACAGCGGCCGATCCGGGCACTCCTGCGGCTCCGGCCACTCCGGCGGCCCCGACGGCTCCGGCGTCTCCGACGGGCCGCGGCACTCTCCCCCACCAGGACGTGATCGCCACCCTCACCCGGCTCACCGCGCGCACGGTCGCGGACGCCGTCCGTTCCGTGTGCGCCACCGAGGTCATCGCCTCGGGCGGCGGCACGCGCAATCCCGTCCTGATGGCGATGCTCGCCGAGGAGTTGCCGGGGGTGCCGCTGCACACCTCCGACGCGCTGGGCCTGCCGTCGGCGGCGAAGGAGGCGTACGCGTTCGCCGTCCTCGGATTCCTGACGCTGCACGGTCTCGCGGGCACCGACCCGAGGAGCACCGGAGCCCGGCATCCCAGCGTGCTGGGCTCGGTGACACCAGGGCGGGACGGGCTGCCCCGGGCGCCCCGGGGCTTGAAACAGCCGGTGCGGCTGGTGATTGGGTGAAATGAATCCGGATCCTCTCATCCGGCTTTCACCCGCGCCTCATACGGTGGACCCATGACGCAGGCGACTCCCCCCGGCTGGTATCCCGACCCCGGGCAGACAATTGACGGCCCCGCAACGCAACGCTGGTGGGACGGCAGGACATGGACGGACCAGACCCGCCCGGCGGAGTCCGGCGCCGTTTGGGGTCCTCCGGCGTTCTCACCGGGCTCGCCGTATCCCGGCGCGCACCCCGGCGGCCCGCGGCGCAAAGCCCGCACGGCGATAGCCGTGGCCGTCGCCGTGGCGGTCCTCGCCGGCATCGGCGGCGGTGTGTACGCGCTGACCGCGGACGACGGCTCGAACGGCACCGATTCGACCAACGCCCAGCCGGTGCCGACCCCGCCGGGCGGCCCGCAGGGACAGGACGGCGGCGGACAGGGCGGCCCCGGTGCCCCGGAGGGCGGCGAGTCCGCGATCCCGCAGCCGCTGCCCTCCGAGGACGGCTACGCCACGGACCCGATCAACGGCATCAGCCTGCCCGTGCCCGACGGGTGGAGCGGCTCGACCATCCAGGTGGGCGCGCAGGTGACGACCAAGGGCTCCTACGAGTGTCCCGGCGACACCTCGGAGAAGTGCAGCCTGGGCGGCGCCTATTCGGCCCCCGCGCTCGCCCTGGAGCTCAAGGCCACCACCGCCGAGGCCGCCGCCAAGGAGGACATCGCCAAGAACGCCGAGGAGTCCTACGGCGGCAAGAGCTACGGCAAGATCACCTCGCACGACGAGCTCTCGTCCAAGGCCGTGACCGTGGCCGGGCAGAAGGGTTACGCGGTCCGCTGGAAGGTCGTCACGAGCAAGGGCGACGACGGCTACGTCGAGTCGCTCGTCTTCCCGGCGCCCTCCAACTCCAAGCAGCTCGTCGTCGTGCGCTTCGGCATCGATGTCAGCTCCAAGGCCCCCGAGCAGTCGGTCATCGACGAGATCACCAAGGGCATCAAGGAGGCCGCGGGCGGCGGCGGCAACGGGCAGAACGTGTAGGACGTACGACGGTCACGGCCCCGGAGCCGTGACCGTGACCGGACACCGATCGGCCGGGTGGAGCGCCTCTCCGCTGGAGAGGAACCCCACCCGGCCGGGGGGTGCGCGCCGCCCCCGTCCCCACGGTGCGGCGCGAGCAGGTCACCGTCCAGTCATCCCGTGGACGGCGGCCTGGGTCTCAGGTGGTGTCGGACAGCCCCAGGGCCGGCAGCAGGGCCACCTCCACATAGCGCAGGAGGTAGTCCGCGTCCGCGGGGCGCCCCTCAAGGAGTGGGCGGACGCGGAGCACGCCGAGCAGCTGCGCCGGCACGAACTCCAGGACCGGATGGTCGGCCGCGATCTCTCCGCGGTCGACCGCGCGCCGGACCATTCCCCGGAGCGCCTCCAGTTCGGGCTCCACCAGCGCGTCGCGCAGCGCCCGCTGCAGTTCGTCGTCCTGCATGAGGGACTGCCCGAGCGCCTGGAGCAGCCTGGTGTCCTCGTCCGACCGCTCGCCCGCCGTGCGGGCGACCGCACGCAGGTCACCGGCGAGCGAGCCGGTGTCGATACCGATGAACTTGGGACAGTGGTTGGCGCGCAGCGCGGCCGCCACGAACTGCGGCTTCGTCTTCCACTGCCGGTAGAGCGTGGACTTGCTGCACCGGGTGCTGGAGGCGACGCCCTCCATGGTCAGCGCGTCGTAGCCGCACTCGCGGATCTGGTCGAGCACGGCGTCGAAGAACTCCTGCTCACGCTCGCGCGTGATCTTGGAGCGGCGCGAGGCGACGACCGTCTCCGGTCCGTCCGCTGCCTGCGACGTCATGGCTCTTCTCCTCGCTGGTCTCCGCGGCCCCGTGCGGGCCCGCTTCCCGTGTGCTCTCCAGTGTGGCCCTCGACCCGGCCCCAAGTGTGGCGTAAGTCCTATCGATACGCCAGTGTACCGGAACGCGATCGTATCGGTACACTGGCGTATCGATGAGCCTTGGACAGGACCCACCCCTGTGTCGAGTGGATCCCCTCCTGGGCTCACCACGCACCAGCACCACCAGAACGTCAGCAAAGGGGCCGGGGGATGGAAAGCGGAACCGAGCCTGCAAGAGAAGGGGAAGCCGCGATACGGCGGCCGCCCCTCGTCCGTGAGCTCCTGCTCGTCGCGGGGCTCTTCCTCGTCTACAAGCTCGGCCGGCAGCTGGCCACGGGCCACACCGCCGAGGCCTTCGACAACGCGCACCGGGTCTGGGACCTCGAACGGTTCCTGCGTCTGCCCGGCGAGGGCGATGTGCAGTCGGCGCTGCTGCACGGCGACACCCTCGTGCACATCGTCAACACCTACTACGCGACCGTCCACTTCCCCGCCACCGCGGCCTTCCTGGTCTGGCTGTACCTGCGGCGGCCCGGGCACTACGTGTGGGCCCGCCGGGTGCTTGCCGCGGTCACCGCCGCCGCCCTGGTGGTGCACCTCACGTTCCCGCTCGCCCCGCCACGCATGCTCGCCGCGACGGGCCTCGTGGACACCGGCCAGGTGTACGGGCCCACGGTGTACGGCGCCTCGCCCGCGACCGACTCGCTGTCGAACCAGTTCGCGGCGATGCCGTCCCTGCACTTCGGCTGGGCCCTGATGGTCGCCATCGGCCTGATCGCCGCGACCCGGTCCCGGTGGCGCTGGCTGTGGCTGCTGCATCCGCTGGTCACGCTGCTGGTCGTCGTCGGCACGGCGAACCACTACTGGCTCGACGCGATCGTGGCGGCCGCGCTCCTCGGCATCGCCCTCGCCGTGATCCGCGTACCGCGCCGGACGGCGACACCGACGGCGCCCACCCCGGAGCGCGTGGGCGCCGGCAGCTCCGTACCGGAAGGACCGGGAGGATCGGACGGGCCCAACGGGCCGAACGGGCCGGGGACACCCGGCGCGCAGGACGCTCCGGAGCTCGTGGGAGCCGGACGATGAGCGCCACGCTCGTCGCCGTCGTCCTGTCGCTGTTCTCGGCCGTCGCGTACGCCGCCGCGGCGGTGGCCCAGCAGCGGCTGGCCGCACGGACCCCCGACTCCGGGGTGCTCCGGCTGCTCGGCAGCGGTGCCTGGTGGTGGTCCGTGGGCCTCAACGCGTCGGCGGCTCTGCTGCACGTGGCCGCCCTCAAGTACGGGCCCCTCACCCTGGTCCAGCCGCTCGGCGCGCTCACGCTCGTCGCCGCGGTGCCGCTGGGCGCACGGATGGCGGGGCGGCGCGTCACGTTCGTCGAGTGGCGCGGTACGGCGCTGACGCTGGCCGGGCTCGCGGCCCTGCTGGTCACGGCGTCCGGGCCCGCGCCCGACGATCTGCTGAGCCTCCCGCAGGCGCTGGCCGTGGCGGGCACGACCGCGGTCCTCATCGGCGTACTGGCCGGGCGGGGCACCCGCCCCGGGCTGCGGCACGCGAGCGCGTCCGGCTTCGCCTCGGGTGTCGCCTCGGCGCTCACGCAGACCGTCACGGTCGCCGCGACGGACCGTTCGGAATCCCTGCTCAGCGGGCAGGTGATCGTGGTCGCGCTGCTGGTCGCCGCGTTCGCGGCGGGCGGCCTGCTGCTGTCTCAGACCGCCTACAAGGGCGGGCTCGGCGCTCCCCTCGCGGTGGTGACGCTGGCCAACCCGATCGCCGCCGCGGTGATCGGCCTCTCGCTGCTCGGCGAGCGGCTGCAGGGCGGCGCGGCGGGACTGCTGCTCGCGCTGGCCGGGGCGGCGGTCGCGGCCTGGGGTGTGGTGACGCTGTCGCGCGCCACGCCGGTGCCTTCGACGGAACCTTCGACGGACGAGGAGCACCCGGTGGCGGCGGTTCTCGCCCTGGAGCCCGGATCGGCCCTGAACGAGCCGTCGCTGCTGCCGCGGCAGCCGAAGCGCGGGCGTCTCACCCGGCTGTAGGCCACGACGGAATGAGGGAGGGCGGCCGCGGATGCCCGCGACCGCCCTCCCTCATGACGACCAGCCGAACCGACGAACCGACGCGTCAGCCAAGCCCTCGGTTGTCCTGCTTGAGCGCCGTGTCGACGGTCAGCGCCGTCGCTATCACGAGGCTCAACATGGGCTCGGGAAGCCGGTAGTGCAGCTGCAGGACGTAGTTGTCCGCGGTCGTGAACATCGTCTTGGCGAGGCCTTCCCAGGTCTTGGTGATCCGGGCGACCTCGTTGTCGGCGTGGTCGACGATCGAGAAGTTCCAGGCGCGCCAGTTCTCCGCCTTGATCGCGCCGACCTGCTTGCCGTCGGCCTTGATCGCGAAGTTGATCTTCCCGATCATGTTCTGCTGGGCGATCTCACCGACCGGCGAACCGTCCGGACGCGCCACGAGCACCCGCGATTTCATGAACTTCCGCGGCCGGGTCAGCAGCAGCTGCGGCTGACCGTACGCGTCACGGATCTCCAGCTTGTGCGTCATGAACTGGTCGAGGCTCGCGAAGAAGCGCAGCACCTTCTTCAGCGCGCCCTGTCCGACCTGCACCACCGAGCCGAGCTGGTTGCCCTGCTGGTCCATGACCTTGTACTCGTTGGTCAGCTCGATCAGCTTGGCCTTCTGGTTCACCACCAGGACCGGCTCGGTGAACAGCGTGCCCCCGCCGGCGGCGTTCGGTGCGACACCGGCCTGCTGATGCACCTGCTGCTGCACACGCGGGTCGAACCCTCCCGCCTGCTGCGGAACCTGCTGCACCGGCTGCTGATGCGCCGGCTGCTGATGCACGGGCTGCGGCTGCTGCACAGGGTGCTGCGGTTGCTGCTGCACGTGCTGGACCGGCTGGGCGGCCTGAGCCTGCTGCTGGTCCTGGTTGGTGTGCTGGGTCCACTGAACGCCGTCCCAGTAACGCAGCGTCTGGGGCAGACCCTGAGGATCCGGGTACCAACCTGCAGGAGTGTTCGAATGCGTGGTCACCGGGGCACACTACCCCGGGCCCACCAGTACCTGACCAGTCCGTGCGATGTGGGACTCATCGCATCTCCGGTGGCGAATCGCACCCTCTAGGCCCTGGCGATCGCCGGGTCGCTGACGCCCACCCGGCCGTTCTCGACGTGCCCGGCGAACCGGCGCAGGAACGAACCGCCCGCGTCGGACACCGTGAGGTCGTACCAGCGCTTGCTCGCTCCCAGGTCCACGGTGTGCCTGACGGTCGCGCCAGGCCGTACCCGGATCGACTTGGGCCTGCCGCCGTAGCCGTTGGTGAGCTTGAGCTCGGCCGTGCGGGATCCCTTGTTGGTGAAGGTCAGCTCGATGTCGTCGCCGTCGTGCCGTGCGGTGACCTCGGGTCCGGCGGTCTTGCCGGGGCCCTTGAAGACACGTACGAAGCCGTTGGGCCCGTGCACGGTCAGGTCGTACGAGCCGTTCGAGTAGGCGGAGTTCCAGGTGTCCGAGACGCTCTTGCCGGCCTCGGTGGTGTAGGTCCAGGGTCCGTCGGTGCGGCTCCCGGAGGTCACGTGGAAGGAGGCGCCGGCCTTCTTGCCCGAGGCGAAGGTCAGCATGAACTTCCCGGCCTTCGGGTCGGCCGAGCCGTCGATCCAGGGCGCGTACCGGAGCGGGCGGGCGAGCCGCATACCGCGCTCCTGCTTGGGCAGCTCGGGGTCCGCGGGCGGGGTCGGCTTGTAGTCCGGGTGCCGGTCCTTGTCCGGCGGCTCGTACGCGTCGGTGTCCGGGAGATCGGCCGGCTTGCTGTCCTTGCGGGAGAAGTCGAAGGCCGCGGTCAGGTCGCCGCAGATGGCCCGCCGCCAGGGCGAGATGTTCGGCTCCTCGACGCCGAAGCGGCGCTCCATGAACCGGACGATCGAGGTGTGGTCGAGGGTCTCGGAGCAGACGTAACCGCCCTTGCTCCAGGGCGAGACGACGATCATCGGCACACGCGGGCCGAGCCCGTAGGGGCCCGCGACATGCGTCGAGCTGCCCGCGAAGAGGTCCGGGCCGACGTCGACGGTGGACTTGCCGCGGTCGGCGTCGCGCGGCGGCAGCGGCGGGACGAGGTGGTCGAAGAAGCCGTCGTTCTCGTCGTACGTGATGAACAGGGCCGTCTTCGCCCACACCTTGGGGTCGGAGGTGAGCGCGTCCAGGACCTGGGAGATGTACCAGGCGCCGTAGTTCGAGGGCCAGTTGGAGTGCTCGGAGAAGGCCTCGGGGGCGGCGATGTACGAGACCTGCGGCAGCTTGCCGCCCTTGACGTCGGCCCTCAACTGGTCGAAGAAACCCTCGCCCTTGCGGGCGTCGGTGCCGGTGCGGGCCTTGTCGTACAGCGGGTCGCCGGCCTTGGCGTTGCGGTATTTGTTGAAGTAGAGCAGCGAGTTGTCGCCGTAGTTTCCGCGGTACGGGTCCGAGATCCAGCCCCAGGAGCCGGCCGCGTCCAGGCCGTTGCCGATGTCCTGGTAGACCTTCCAGGAGATCCCGGCCTTCTCCAGGCGTTCCGGGTACGTCGTCCAGTCGTAGCCGACCTCGTCGTTGCCGAGGACCGGCCCGCCGCCCTTGCCGTCGTTCCCCGTGAAGCCCGTCCACATGTAGTAGCGGTTCGGGTCGGTGGAGCCGATGAACGAGCAGTGGTACGCGTCGCAGACGGTGAAGGTGTCGGCGAGCGCGTAGTGGAACGGGATGTCCTCGCGGGTCAGGTACGCCATGGTCGTGGCGCCCTTCGCGGGGACCCACTTGTCGTACTTGCCGCCGTTGTAGGCGGCGTGCCCGTCGGGCCAGCTGTGCGGCAGGCCCTCCAGGAACTGCATGCCGAGATCGTCGGCCTCCGGGTGGAAGGGCAGCAGGTCCTTGGTGCCGTCCGACTGGTGCCACACGGACTTGCCGTTGTCGAGCGTGACCGGGTGCGGGTCGCCGAAGCCGCGGACGCCTCTGAGCGCACCGAAGTAGTGATCGAAGGAACGGTTCTCCTGCATAAGGACGACGATGTGCTCGACGTCCTCGATGGTGCCGCGGTGGTACCCCGCGGGAATGGCCGCGGCCTTGGCGATGCTCTCCGACAGCGCGGTGAACGCCGCGGTGCCGCCTGCGAGTTGGAGGAAACGGCGCCGATTCACTTCGGGCATGGCAGGTGACCTCTTGTCCTGAAGGGGTACTGCGGGCAAGTACGTGATGGAACGTGCGCGAATGGAGTGTTCCAAGAGCAACAAACGACAGGGAAGGGTCGCGTGGCATCTGTGTGAAACACGGCGGTACGTGAGGTGTGTGTCCGGAACACGGTGCTGCGGTCCGCCTCGGGGAACGATCAGCTTCCGGTCGCTTCCTTCCATTCGTCGACGTACGACGTGAGGTTCTTGTCGATGTCGGCCCAGTCGGGCTGGAAGACCTCCACGCCGTCCATGAGCTTGGTGAGCGCGATCGCGTTGGCGTCGGTGGCCTTGGTGTCCTGGCGGGCGCTGAAGCCGCCGCCGATCTCGCTGACCTGCTGCTGGGCCTTCCGGCTCAGCATGAAGTCGAGGAGCTTCTTGGCGTTCTCGCTGTGCGGGGCGTCGGTGACCAGCCCGGCCGCGTAGGGCAGGGCGAAGGTGGTGGGCCTGCCCGTGCCGGTCGCCGGGAACCAGATGGCAAGGTTCGGCATGGACTTGGCCTGGGCGAAGTTCATCTGGACGTCGCCGTTCGCCACGAGCAGTTCACCCTTGTCGACCTTGGGCGCGAGCTTGCCGGTGGAGGCGGACGGGCCGACGTTGTTGGACTGGAGCCTGCGGAGGTAGTCCATCGCGGGCTTCTCGCCGCCGAAGTCGTGCATCGCCTTGATCAGTACGGCGGTTCCGTCACCTGCGACACCGGGCGTGGAGTACTGGATCTTGTTCTTGTACTCGGCGTCGAGGAGCTCCTCCCATGTGGTGGGGGCCTGCTTGAGCTCCTTCTTGTTGTAGACGAACCCGAAGTAGTT is drawn from Streptomyces liliifuscus and contains these coding sequences:
- a CDS encoding MFS transporter, translated to MGAPVHGSDLRTDRPERSRRALVAGSVGNFIEWYEFGVYGYFATVIAARFFTPEGGSEVEALVKTYASFALAFFFRPVGAALFGRLGDRVGRRPVLIMVIVLMTVATTLIGVLPTYDTVGALAPWLLTFLRVLQGLSAGGEFGGAVSVMTEFAPPGRRGLYGSWQSFTVALGLLGGAGVAALLATVLTEGQLGDWGWRLPFLLTLPMGLGALWLRLRLDETPSFESLREESRPERPPGREVAKAIALGAGRIMGWAAAGYTFLVVLPSYLQSSLNATFQQALVATVLANLGFAVTIIPAGLLSDRIGRRPVMLTGALLVTVLAVPLLNLLQNTGTSNAVKGGAVFVAGAVVGLMAGPGPAMLSEMFPTSVRYTGLGLAYALSNAVFSGCAGLIITETIKRTGSVDIPAYYAAVTCAVSVFALLTLRKEPVRKGS
- a CDS encoding anhydro-N-acetylmuramic acid kinase — translated: MRVIGLMSGTSYDAIDAAAADLRLDGDSLVLRPLGMVGDAYGAEVREALAAALPPAATTLAEVCRLDTLIGQAFAAAALRADRELCDGQAELVASHGQTVYHWTDGGRVRGTLQIGQPAWIAEATGLPVVADFRPRDIAAGGQGAPLVSLVDLLWLRGRPGTPVALNLGGIANLTAPDGTAFDTGPAGALIDAAVHHFTGRAYDTDGALAARGRVHEPLLRRLLDEPYYALPAPKTTGKELFHRDYLLAALAAVADPAAPATAADPGTPAAPATPAAPTAPASPTGRGTLPHQDVIATLTRLTARTVADAVRSVCATEVIASGGGTRNPVLMAMLAEELPGVPLHTSDALGLPSAAKEAYAFAVLGFLTLHGLAGTDPRSTGARHPSVLGSVTPGRDGLPRAPRGLKQPVRLVIG
- a CDS encoding DUF2510 domain-containing protein, producing MTQATPPGWYPDPGQTIDGPATQRWWDGRTWTDQTRPAESGAVWGPPAFSPGSPYPGAHPGGPRRKARTAIAVAVAVAVLAGIGGGVYALTADDGSNGTDSTNAQPVPTPPGGPQGQDGGGQGGPGAPEGGESAIPQPLPSEDGYATDPINGISLPVPDGWSGSTIQVGAQVTTKGSYECPGDTSEKCSLGGAYSAPALALELKATTAEAAAKEDIAKNAEESYGGKSYGKITSHDELSSKAVTVAGQKGYAVRWKVVTSKGDDGYVESLVFPAPSNSKQLVVVRFGIDVSSKAPEQSVIDEITKGIKEAAGGGGNGQNV
- a CDS encoding TetR/AcrR family transcriptional regulator; translation: MTSQAADGPETVVASRRSKITREREQEFFDAVLDQIRECGYDALTMEGVASSTRCSKSTLYRQWKTKPQFVAAALRANHCPKFIGIDTGSLAGDLRAVARTAGERSDEDTRLLQALGQSLMQDDELQRALRDALVEPELEALRGMVRRAVDRGEIAADHPVLEFVPAQLLGVLRVRPLLEGRPADADYLLRYVEVALLPALGLSDTT
- a CDS encoding phosphatase PAP2 family protein, which produces MESGTEPAREGEAAIRRPPLVRELLLVAGLFLVYKLGRQLATGHTAEAFDNAHRVWDLERFLRLPGEGDVQSALLHGDTLVHIVNTYYATVHFPATAAFLVWLYLRRPGHYVWARRVLAAVTAAALVVHLTFPLAPPRMLAATGLVDTGQVYGPTVYGASPATDSLSNQFAAMPSLHFGWALMVAIGLIAATRSRWRWLWLLHPLVTLLVVVGTANHYWLDAIVAAALLGIALAVIRVPRRTATPTAPTPERVGAGSSVPEGPGGSDGPNGPNGPGTPGAQDAPELVGAGR
- a CDS encoding DMT family transporter; this translates as MSATLVAVVLSLFSAVAYAAAAVAQQRLAARTPDSGVLRLLGSGAWWWSVGLNASAALLHVAALKYGPLTLVQPLGALTLVAAVPLGARMAGRRVTFVEWRGTALTLAGLAALLVTASGPAPDDLLSLPQALAVAGTTAVLIGVLAGRGTRPGLRHASASGFASGVASALTQTVTVAATDRSESLLSGQVIVVALLVAAFAAGGLLLSQTAYKGGLGAPLAVVTLANPIAAAVIGLSLLGERLQGGAAGLLLALAGAAVAAWGVVTLSRATPVPSTEPSTDEEHPVAAVLALEPGSALNEPSLLPRQPKRGRLTRL
- a CDS encoding phospholipid scramblase-related protein translates to MTTHSNTPAGWYPDPQGLPQTLRYWDGVQWTQHTNQDQQQAQAAQPVQHVQQQPQHPVQQPQPVHQQPAHQQPVQQVPQQAGGFDPRVQQQVHQQAGVAPNAAGGGTLFTEPVLVVNQKAKLIELTNEYKVMDQQGNQLGSVVQVGQGALKKVLRFFASLDQFMTHKLEIRDAYGQPQLLLTRPRKFMKSRVLVARPDGSPVGEIAQQNMIGKINFAIKADGKQVGAIKAENWRAWNFSIVDHADNEVARITKTWEGLAKTMFTTADNYVLQLHYRLPEPMLSLVIATALTVDTALKQDNRGLG
- a CDS encoding phosphocholine-specific phospholipase C produces the protein MPEVNRRRFLQLAGGTAAFTALSESIAKAAAIPAGYHRGTIEDVEHIVVLMQENRSFDHYFGALRGVRGFGDPHPVTLDNGKSVWHQSDGTKDLLPFHPEADDLGMQFLEGLPHSWPDGHAAYNGGKYDKWVPAKGATTMAYLTREDIPFHYALADTFTVCDAYHCSFIGSTDPNRYYMWTGFTGNDGKGGGPVLGNDEVGYDWTTYPERLEKAGISWKVYQDIGNGLDAAGSWGWISDPYRGNYGDNSLLYFNKYRNAKAGDPLYDKARTGTDARKGEGFFDQLRADVKGGKLPQVSYIAAPEAFSEHSNWPSNYGAWYISQVLDALTSDPKVWAKTALFITYDENDGFFDHLVPPLPPRDADRGKSTVDVGPDLFAGSSTHVAGPYGLGPRVPMIVVSPWSKGGYVCSETLDHTSIVRFMERRFGVEEPNISPWRRAICGDLTAAFDFSRKDSKPADLPDTDAYEPPDKDRHPDYKPTPPADPELPKQERGMRLARPLRYAPWIDGSADPKAGKFMLTFASGKKAGASFHVTSGSRTDGPWTYTTEAGKSVSDTWNSAYSNGSYDLTVHGPNGFVRVFKGPGKTAGPEVTARHDGDDIELTFTNKGSRTAELKLTNGYGGRPKSIRVRPGATVRHTVDLGASKRWYDLTVSDAGGSFLRRFAGHVENGRVGVSDPAIARA
- a CDS encoding 2-aminoethylphosphonate ABC transporter substrate-binding protein, which produces MPRNRIVPIAALCLLAAPLTACGGTSAASDEKVVTVYSADGLKGENGDGWYDRIFKDFEKETGIKVEYVEGGSGEVVQRTVREKSNTQADVLVTLPPFIQQADGKGLLQKYTPAGSDQVDGADKAADGTWTSVVNNYFGFVYNKKELKQAPTTWEELLDAEYKNKIQYSTPGVAGDGTAVLIKAMHDFGGEKPAMDYLRRLQSNNVGPSASTGKLAPKVDKGELLVANGDVQMNFAQAKSMPNLAIWFPATGTGRPTTFALPYAAGLVTDAPHSENAKKLLDFMLSRKAQQQVSEIGGGFSARQDTKATDANAIALTKLMDGVEVFQPDWADIDKNLTSYVDEWKEATGS